From one Microbacterium aurum genomic stretch:
- a CDS encoding MarR family winged helix-turn-helix transcriptional regulator translates to MQHADDILRLLVGAHALTRVASLETRNEAPAAQWRTLVLLRDHGPQRIGDLAALSRVTQPGMTRLVAQMADAGLVDRGADATDSRATVVSATDAGLSALDDWLRVLSEALAPRFSDLDENEWETIRRAADIVGARTRTAEVAR, encoded by the coding sequence ATGCAACACGCCGACGACATCCTGCGTCTCCTCGTCGGCGCGCACGCGCTCACGCGCGTCGCGTCGCTGGAGACCCGAAACGAAGCCCCCGCCGCCCAATGGCGCACCCTCGTCCTGCTGCGCGATCACGGCCCGCAGCGCATCGGCGACCTCGCCGCCCTCAGCCGGGTGACGCAGCCGGGAATGACCCGACTGGTGGCGCAGATGGCGGATGCCGGACTGGTGGACCGCGGCGCCGACGCCACTGACTCGCGTGCCACCGTCGTGTCGGCCACGGACGCGGGCCTCTCCGCGCTCGACGACTGGTTGCGGGTGCTCAGCGAGGCACTCGCCCCCCGCTTCAGCGACCTGGACGAGAACGAGTGGGAGACGATCCGGCGGGCCGCCGACATCGTCGGGGCGCGGACGCGGACCGCGGAGGTCGCGCGATGA